Proteins from a single region of Metallibacterium scheffleri:
- a CDS encoding TlpA family protein disulfide reductase has translation MRKLPVVILLLALAAAVGGWALQRALQPPPPSMLAPAPQAPAFTAGAPRPDPLLTDLAGKPVRLDQWRGRWLLLNFWAPWCPPCREELPVLRALQQRAGPRGLQVIGIAEDAPDAVRAFLKTTPLDYPVLLPRADHPGLAFGNTRQGLPYSVLIAPDGRMLKRHYGAFTAPELQAWLPPAVQ, from the coding sequence ATGCGCAAACTGCCGGTCGTGATCCTGCTGCTGGCCCTGGCGGCGGCCGTGGGCGGTTGGGCGCTGCAGCGCGCGCTGCAGCCGCCACCGCCGTCGATGTTGGCGCCAGCGCCGCAAGCACCGGCTTTCACGGCCGGCGCCCCGCGCCCCGATCCGCTGCTGACGGATCTCGCCGGCAAGCCCGTGCGGCTGGATCAGTGGCGTGGGCGCTGGTTGCTGCTGAACTTCTGGGCGCCGTGGTGCCCGCCGTGCCGCGAGGAATTGCCGGTGCTGCGCGCGCTGCAGCAGCGCGCCGGGCCGCGCGGCCTGCAGGTGATCGGCATCGCCGAGGACGCGCCGGACGCGGTGCGCGCGTTCCTGAAAACCACGCCGCTGGATTACCCGGTGCTGCTGCCGCGCGCCGATCATCCCGGTCTGGCCTTTGGCAACACACGCCAGGGCCTGCCCTACAGCGTGCTGATCGCCCCGGACGGGCGTATGCTCAAGCGCCACTACGGCGCGTTTACCGCGCCCGAACTGCAGGCCTGGCTGCCGCCCGCCGTGCAATAG
- a CDS encoding rhodanese-like domain-containing protein, translating to MTPNSEPRAVVLADAPIERSASEALAMARQGAACLIDIRQPFELELKGALPDTLHVPFFHFKQHLGLSLDEEEQEILDADAPGELDRSEFVENIELLERRRDVPLLLVCNSGRRSLIAAHLLRGIGYPQACSVRGGMHALLHEMD from the coding sequence ATGACCCCGAATTCCGAACCTCGCGCCGTTGTGCTGGCCGATGCGCCGATCGAGCGCAGCGCCAGCGAGGCCCTGGCCATGGCGCGCCAGGGCGCGGCCTGTCTGATCGATATTCGCCAGCCCTTCGAGCTGGAGCTGAAAGGCGCGTTGCCCGATACGCTGCATGTGCCGTTCTTTCATTTCAAGCAGCACCTGGGCCTGAGCCTGGATGAGGAAGAACAGGAGATCCTCGATGCCGACGCGCCGGGCGAACTGGACCGCAGCGAGTTCGTCGAGAATATCGAGTTGCTCGAGCGGCGCCGCGACGTCCCCCTGCTGCTGGTCTGCAACAGCGGGCGCCGCAGCTTGATCGCCGCGCACCTGCTGCGCGGCATCGGCTATCCGCAGGCCTGTTCGGTACGCGGTGGCATGCACGCGCTGCTGCATGAGATGGACTGA
- a CDS encoding type I restriction endonuclease subunit R: MPHSKDTDSRPAARPHSVVREDTIEYGFIGTLQNLKYAYRDDIRDRAALEQNFREKFEALNRVHLTDAEFARLLEEIVSPDVFTAARTLRSINAYTRDDGTPLNYSLVNLKDWCKNAFEVIHQLRINTDYSHHRYDVILLINGIPCVQIELKTLGVNPRRAMEQIVEYKHDPGNGYTRTLLCFMQLFIVSNRDRTYYFANNNARHFAFNADERFLPVYEFAGEDNRKITQLDAFAERFLKKCDLGQTLSRYMVLLAGEQKLMIMRPYQVYAVQHMIQCINEDSGNGYIWHTTGSGKTLTSFKASTLLKENDRIHKCVFVVDRKDLDRQTRDEFNRFQEGCVEENTHTGALVRRLLSEDYADKVIVTTIQKLGLALDENSKRNKQRTRNDQPTYMEMLAPLSDQRIVFIFDECHRSQFGENHKAIKAFFPRAQLFGFTGTPIFDANASQQKIEDTTASMRTTQDLFQKQLHAYTITHAIEDGNVLRFHVDYFKPEGKNPPKPGEPIAKRAVIDAILAKHDAATAGRRFNALFATASINDAIEYYALFKAMQAEKQAADPDFKPLNIACVFSPPAEGDADVKQIQEDLPQEQADNEEDPEGKKAALKNILADYNARYGTNHRIAEFDLYYQDVQKRIKDQQWPNADYPPAQKIDITLVVDMLLTGFDSKFLNTLYVDKNLRHHGLIQAFSRTNRVLNGSKPYGNILDFRQQQDSVDAAIALFSGEKTGEQAREIWLVEKAPVVIQKLEAAMHKLDAFMKSQDLDCTPSAVANLKGDAAKTVFIERFKEVQRLKTQLDQYTDLTGDNKAAIEQVLPEENLRGFKGQYLETAKKLRAKPDKPSDQPGADNPAGQLDFEFVLFASAVIDYDYIMKLMTSFSAKEPGKSKMTREQLIGLISSDAKFINERDDIAEYIGTLKAGEGLSETAIRDGYTRFKADKNAKELAAIAATHGLATAALQAFVDGILERMIFDGERLSDLMAPLNLGWKARTQAELALMADLHPLLTQRAGGRDISGLSAYE; encoded by the coding sequence ATGCCCCATTCAAAAGACACCGACAGTCGGCCCGCTGCTCGCCCGCATTCTGTCGTCCGCGAGGACACCATCGAATACGGCTTCATCGGCACCCTGCAAAACCTCAAGTACGCGTATCGCGACGACATCCGCGACCGCGCCGCGCTGGAGCAGAACTTCCGCGAGAAATTCGAGGCGCTCAACCGCGTTCATCTCACCGATGCCGAGTTCGCCCGTCTGCTGGAAGAAATCGTCAGCCCGGATGTTTTCACCGCCGCCAGGACCCTGCGCAGCATCAATGCCTACACCCGCGACGACGGCACGCCGCTGAACTACAGCCTGGTCAACCTCAAGGACTGGTGCAAGAACGCCTTCGAGGTCATCCACCAGCTGCGCATCAATACCGACTACAGCCACCACCGTTACGACGTCATCCTGCTCATCAACGGCATCCCCTGCGTGCAGATCGAGCTGAAAACCCTGGGCGTGAATCCGCGCCGGGCCATGGAGCAGATCGTCGAATACAAGCACGACCCCGGCAACGGCTACACCAGGACGCTGCTCTGCTTCATGCAGTTGTTCATCGTCAGCAACCGCGACCGCACGTATTACTTCGCCAACAACAACGCCCGCCACTTCGCGTTCAACGCCGACGAGCGCTTCCTGCCCGTCTATGAGTTCGCGGGCGAGGACAACCGCAAGATCACCCAGCTCGACGCCTTCGCCGAGCGCTTTTTGAAAAAGTGCGACCTCGGCCAGACCCTCAGCCGCTACATGGTGCTGCTGGCCGGCGAGCAGAAGCTCATGATCATGCGGCCCTACCAGGTCTATGCCGTGCAGCACATGATCCAGTGCATCAATGAGGACAGCGGCAACGGCTACATCTGGCACACCACCGGCAGCGGCAAAACCCTCACCTCGTTCAAGGCGTCCACGCTGCTGAAGGAGAACGACCGCATCCACAAATGCGTGTTCGTCGTCGACCGCAAGGACCTCGACCGCCAGACGCGCGATGAATTCAACCGCTTCCAGGAAGGCTGCGTCGAGGAAAACACGCACACCGGCGCCCTCGTGCGCCGCCTGCTGTCCGAGGACTACGCCGACAAGGTCATCGTCACCACCATCCAGAAGCTCGGCCTCGCGCTGGATGAAAACAGCAAGCGCAACAAACAGCGGACGCGGAACGACCAGCCCACCTACATGGAGATGCTGGCCCCGCTGAGCGACCAGCGCATCGTCTTCATCTTCGACGAATGCCACCGCTCGCAGTTTGGCGAGAACCACAAGGCCATCAAGGCGTTCTTCCCCCGCGCGCAGCTCTTCGGTTTCACCGGCACGCCCATCTTCGACGCCAACGCCTCGCAGCAGAAGATCGAGGACACCACCGCGTCGATGCGCACCACGCAAGACCTGTTCCAGAAACAACTGCACGCCTACACCATCACCCACGCCATCGAAGACGGCAATGTGCTGCGCTTCCATGTCGATTACTTCAAGCCCGAGGGAAAAAATCCGCCCAAACCCGGCGAACCCATCGCCAAGCGCGCCGTCATCGACGCCATCCTCGCCAAGCACGACGCCGCCACCGCGGGACGCCGCTTCAACGCCCTCTTCGCCACCGCGTCCATCAACGACGCCATCGAGTATTACGCGCTGTTCAAGGCGATGCAGGCCGAGAAACAGGCCGCCGATCCCGACTTCAAGCCGCTGAACATCGCCTGCGTGTTTTCGCCGCCCGCCGAGGGCGACGCCGACGTGAAGCAGATCCAGGAAGACCTGCCGCAAGAGCAGGCCGACAACGAAGAAGATCCCGAGGGCAAGAAAGCCGCGCTGAAAAACATCCTCGCCGACTACAACGCCCGCTACGGCACCAATCACCGCATCGCTGAGTTCGACCTCTACTACCAGGACGTGCAGAAGCGCATCAAGGACCAGCAGTGGCCCAATGCCGACTACCCCCCGGCGCAGAAGATCGACATCACCCTCGTGGTGGACATGCTGCTCACCGGCTTCGACTCCAAGTTTCTGAACACGCTCTACGTGGACAAGAACCTCCGGCACCACGGCTTGATCCAGGCGTTTTCGCGCACCAACCGCGTGCTCAACGGCAGCAAGCCCTACGGCAACATCCTCGACTTCCGCCAGCAACAAGATTCGGTGGATGCCGCCATCGCCCTGTTTTCCGGCGAGAAAACCGGCGAGCAGGCGCGCGAAATCTGGCTGGTCGAAAAAGCGCCCGTGGTCATCCAGAAACTGGAAGCCGCCATGCACAAGCTGGATGCCTTCATGAAGTCTCAAGACCTCGATTGCACGCCTTCCGCCGTCGCCAACCTGAAAGGCGATGCGGCCAAGACGGTGTTCATCGAGCGTTTCAAGGAAGTCCAGCGCCTCAAAACCCAGCTCGACCAATACACCGACCTCACCGGGGACAACAAAGCCGCCATCGAGCAGGTGCTGCCCGAGGAAAACCTGCGCGGCTTCAAGGGTCAGTATCTGGAAACCGCCAAAAAGCTCCGGGCAAAGCCAGACAAACCCAGCGATCAACCCGGCGCCGACAACCCGGCCGGCCAACTCGATTTCGAGTTCGTCCTCTTCGCCTCCGCCGTCATCGACTACGACTACATCATGAAGCTGATGACCAGCTTCTCGGCCAAAGAACCGGGCAAATCGAAGATGACCCGCGAGCAACTCATCGGCCTCATCAGCAGTGACGCCAAGTTCATCAACGAGCGCGACGACATCGCCGAATACATCGGCACGCTGAAGGCGGGCGAGGGGCTGAGTGAAACCGCCATCCGCGACGGCTACACCCGCTTCAAGGCGGACAAGAACGCCAAGGAACTCGCCGCCATCGCCGCAACGCACGGCCTCGCCACCGCCGCCCTGCAAGCCTTCGTGGACGGCATTCTTGAGCGCATGATCTTCGATGGTGAACGCTTGAGCGACCTCATGGCCCCGCTCAACCTCGGCTGGAAAGCCCGCACCCAGGCTGAACTCGCCCTCATGGCGGACTTGCACCCGCTGCTCACCCAACGCGCCGGGGGGCGTGATATTTCGGGGTTGAGTGCGTATGAGTGA
- the aroQ gene encoding type II 3-dehydroquinate dehydratase, with the protein MAQLLALHGPNLDLLGSREPGYYGHTTLAAIDAVLRGEAERAGHALSTFQSSAEHALIERIHAARHEGVAGIVFNPAGYTHTSVALRDALLAVAIPFVEVHLSNPQAREPFRRHSYFSDIAVGTVAGFGAESYRLGLLGLLAHLARAA; encoded by the coding sequence GTGGCGCAACTGCTGGCCTTGCACGGCCCCAACCTCGATCTGCTCGGCAGCCGCGAACCCGGCTACTACGGGCACACCACGCTGGCGGCCATCGACGCCGTGCTGCGCGGCGAAGCCGAGCGCGCCGGGCATGCGCTGAGCACCTTCCAGTCCAGCGCCGAGCACGCCCTGATCGAGCGCATCCACGCCGCGCGGCACGAGGGCGTGGCCGGCATCGTGTTCAATCCGGCCGGCTACACGCATACCAGCGTGGCGCTGCGCGACGCGCTGCTGGCCGTGGCCATTCCCTTCGTCGAGGTGCACCTGTCCAACCCGCAGGCGCGCGAACCGTTCCGGCGGCACTCGTATTTCAGCGACATCGCCGTCGGCACGGTGGCCGGTTTCGGCGCGGAAAGCTATCGCCTGGGCCTGCTCGGTTTGCTCGCCCATCTGGCGCGCGCGGCTTGA
- the prmA gene encoding 50S ribosomal protein L11 methyltransferase has protein sequence MPFLELALALPSNLQRRAEQALEDLGALAVTLADARADTPDESAIYEPGVGETPLWATLCMQALFAAEVDRRGLLAALFELLPELAPELVEVREVPDQDWTRAWMDRYQPMRFGQRLWVYPWNIEPADLDADAVVLRMDPGLAFGSGTHATTALCLEWLQAQDLRGKTVLDYGCGSGILAIAALKLGAASAIGVDNDPQALIASRDNAERNEVAAQLAVHAPEALPAPRCDVLVANILAAPLLQLAPRLLAALAPGAAFALSGVLVGQAEEVRAHYAALGAVGLDIARREDWARISGRRG, from the coding sequence ATGCCCTTTCTCGAACTTGCACTCGCCCTGCCCAGCAACCTGCAGCGACGCGCCGAACAGGCGCTGGAGGATCTCGGCGCGCTGGCCGTGACCCTCGCCGATGCGCGGGCTGACACGCCCGACGAGAGCGCCATCTACGAACCCGGCGTGGGCGAGACGCCGCTGTGGGCAACGCTGTGCATGCAGGCCTTGTTCGCCGCCGAAGTGGATCGACGCGGGTTGCTGGCGGCGCTGTTCGAGTTGCTGCCCGAGCTGGCGCCGGAACTTGTCGAGGTGCGCGAAGTGCCCGACCAGGACTGGACGCGCGCGTGGATGGACCGCTACCAGCCGATGCGTTTCGGCCAGCGGCTGTGGGTGTATCCGTGGAACATCGAACCCGCGGATCTGGACGCCGATGCCGTGGTCCTGCGCATGGACCCCGGGCTGGCTTTCGGCAGCGGCACGCATGCGACCACGGCGCTGTGCCTGGAGTGGCTGCAGGCGCAGGATCTGCGCGGCAAGACGGTACTGGATTACGGTTGCGGCTCGGGCATCCTCGCCATCGCCGCGCTGAAACTTGGCGCGGCCAGCGCGATCGGCGTGGACAATGACCCGCAGGCGCTGATCGCCAGCCGCGACAATGCCGAGCGCAATGAGGTTGCCGCGCAGCTCGCGGTGCATGCGCCCGAGGCCTTGCCGGCGCCGCGCTGCGACGTGCTGGTGGCCAACATTCTCGCCGCGCCGCTGCTGCAACTGGCGCCGCGGCTGCTGGCCGCGCTGGCGCCGGGCGCGGCGTTCGCGCTGTCCGGCGTCCTCGTCGGGCAGGCCGAGGAAGTGCGCGCGCACTACGCCGCGCTGGGTGCGGTCGGGCTGGACATCGCGCGACGCGAGGACTGGGCGCGGATCAGCGGCCGGCGCGGCTGA
- the accC gene encoding acetyl-CoA carboxylase biotin carboxylase subunit has protein sequence MLEKVVIANRGEIALRILRACHALGIKTVAVHSVADRNLKHVAMSDEAICIGPAAPRESYLNGPAIIAAAEVTDADAIHPGYGFLSENADFAEQVEQSGFVFIGPRAETIRTMGDKVEAIRAMKEAGVPCVPGSGGPLPADDMDTCRRFGREIGYPVIIKAAGGGGGRGMREVRNEAELETAVQLTRSEAQAAFGNPEVYMEKFLENPRHIEIQVLADGQGHAIHLGERDCSMQRRHQKVVEESPAPGLSAEQRERIGAVCVDACLRIGYRGAGTFEFLYQDGQFYFIEMNTRIQVEHPVTEMVTGIDLVREQLLIAGGEALRIQQSDIVMRGHAIECRINAEDPDTFMPSPGCVTTFHAPGGPGVRMETHLYSGYRVPPNYDSMIGKLICHGNDRGIALERMRVALGELIVEGVKTNIPLQLRIMADAGFRKGGQNIHYLEKRLLERKDKGIKLG, from the coding sequence ATGCTTGAAAAAGTCGTCATCGCCAATCGCGGCGAAATCGCGCTGCGCATCCTGCGCGCCTGCCACGCGCTGGGCATCAAGACCGTGGCCGTGCACTCGGTCGCCGACCGCAACCTCAAGCACGTGGCCATGTCCGACGAGGCCATCTGCATCGGCCCGGCGGCACCGCGCGAGAGCTACCTCAACGGCCCGGCCATCATCGCCGCCGCCGAGGTGACCGACGCCGACGCCATCCATCCCGGCTACGGGTTCCTCAGCGAGAACGCCGATTTCGCCGAGCAGGTCGAGCAGTCCGGCTTCGTGTTCATCGGTCCGCGCGCCGAGACCATCCGCACGATGGGCGACAAGGTCGAGGCCATCCGCGCCATGAAGGAAGCCGGCGTGCCCTGCGTGCCCGGCTCCGGCGGTCCGCTGCCGGCCGATGACATGGACACCTGCCGGCGCTTCGGCCGCGAGATCGGCTACCCGGTGATCATCAAGGCCGCCGGCGGCGGCGGCGGTCGCGGCATGCGCGAGGTGCGCAACGAGGCCGAGCTGGAAACCGCGGTGCAGCTGACGCGCAGCGAGGCGCAGGCGGCGTTCGGCAATCCCGAGGTGTACATGGAGAAGTTCCTCGAGAACCCGCGCCACATCGAGATCCAGGTGCTGGCCGACGGCCAGGGCCACGCCATCCACCTGGGCGAGCGCGACTGCTCGATGCAGCGCCGCCACCAGAAAGTGGTCGAGGAATCCCCGGCGCCGGGCCTGTCCGCCGAACAGCGCGAGCGCATCGGCGCGGTGTGCGTGGACGCCTGCCTGCGCATCGGCTACCGCGGCGCCGGCACCTTCGAGTTTCTGTATCAGGACGGGCAGTTCTATTTCATCGAGATGAACACGCGCATCCAGGTCGAGCATCCGGTGACCGAGATGGTCACCGGCATCGATCTGGTGCGCGAGCAGTTGCTGATCGCCGGCGGCGAGGCGCTGCGCATCCAGCAGAGCGACATCGTGATGCGCGGCCACGCCATCGAGTGCCGCATCAACGCCGAGGACCCCGACACCTTCATGCCCTCGCCGGGCTGTGTCACTACCTTCCACGCGCCCGGCGGTCCCGGCGTGCGCATGGAAACGCATTTGTATTCGGGCTACCGCGTGCCGCCCAACTACGACTCGATGATCGGCAAGCTGATCTGTCACGGCAACGACCGCGGCATCGCGCTGGAGCGCATGCGCGTGGCGCTGGGCGAGCTGATCGTCGAGGGCGTGAAAACCAACATTCCGCTGCAGTTGCGCATCATGGCCGATGCCGGTTTCCGCAAGGGCGGGCAGAACATCCACTACCTCGAGAAACGCCTGCTCGAGCGCAAGGACAAGGGCATCAAGCTGGGCTGA
- the accB gene encoding acetyl-CoA carboxylase biotin carboxyl carrier protein, giving the protein MDLRKIKKLIDLLEASNLAELEIREGEEVVRLSRVPKTGVAAPASAPATQVNLPALRAEDAAAASPAPLAHATAATHAGSTLPAGHVVRSPMVGTFYVASSPEAPPFVKVGQSVKQGETLGVIEAMKMFNQIESDKAGTVVAILVENGQPVEFDEPMFVIG; this is encoded by the coding sequence ATGGACCTGCGCAAAATCAAGAAACTGATCGACCTGCTCGAAGCGTCCAACCTGGCCGAACTGGAGATCAGGGAGGGCGAGGAAGTCGTGCGTCTGTCGCGCGTGCCCAAGACTGGCGTCGCCGCGCCAGCCAGCGCGCCTGCGACGCAGGTCAACTTGCCCGCGCTGCGCGCCGAGGATGCCGCGGCTGCGTCGCCGGCGCCGCTGGCGCACGCGACCGCCGCAACACATGCCGGCTCCACCCTGCCGGCCGGGCACGTGGTGCGCTCGCCCATGGTCGGCACGTTCTACGTGGCCTCCAGCCCCGAGGCGCCGCCCTTCGTCAAGGTCGGGCAGAGCGTCAAGCAGGGCGAAACCCTGGGCGTGATCGAAGCGATGAAGATGTTCAACCAGATCGAGTCCGACAAGGCCGGCACCGTGGTCGCCATCCTGGTCGAGAACGGCCAGCCGGTGGAGTTCGACGAACCCATGTTCGTGATCGGCTGA
- the dsbD gene encoding protein-disulfide reductase DsbD, with translation MNRLLLLLLSACLMLGLGLPAPARAAGGLLAFNQAYRLSAQAAPGSARLDWTIAPGYYLYRDRTHFKALDAGVTLGKASFPPGVVENDPYLGRLVVFYKHMDATLPFSAPAGLKVLRLSVTYQGCHAVPPQICFPPHTDELDLPIGGGMVQVGAATNALQPPAAAGAQAAFAAPAPGAAATQAFAAAAAPAEATTAAAAPVPGVNAQAGEAGRLAGLLGKDRAWALLLFFLGGLGVAFTPCVLPMLPILSGLIAGGGTRARAGRAFALSLVYVLGAALVYAAVGVIAGLAGTNLQAALQNGWVIGAMALLFVLLALSMFGLYELQLPARLQTRLAGASNQQKAGSLVGAAVMGMLSALIVTSCVTPVLAAGVIYIGQQGSAAFGALALFVFGLGMGLPLLAFGTAAGALMPRAGAWMNTVKAVFGVLFLGLAIWMLDRVLAPGWILALSGVLLLGCAVYLGVLQRLPAEAGGWHKLHMSLALILLLLGAAELAGALAGSRALLSPLAVFAGAGVAPQTSGALHWRRVTTPAQLDAALAQARAAHQGALIDYYADWCVACKEMEHGTLVDPAVERALAPLALIRVDVTSDDAASRALLKRYDLLGPPATLFIAPDGREQTAERLVGAEGSAGFLRRLARAGL, from the coding sequence ATGAACCGATTGCTGCTGCTGTTGCTGTCCGCCTGCCTGATGCTGGGTCTGGGCCTGCCCGCGCCCGCCCGCGCCGCCGGCGGCCTGCTCGCCTTCAACCAGGCCTATCGCCTGTCCGCGCAGGCCGCGCCCGGCAGCGCCAGGCTGGACTGGACCATCGCGCCGGGTTACTACCTGTACCGCGACCGCACGCATTTCAAGGCGCTGGATGCCGGCGTCACGCTGGGCAAGGCCAGCTTCCCGCCGGGCGTGGTGGAGAACGATCCGTACCTCGGTCGCCTGGTGGTGTTCTACAAGCACATGGACGCGACGCTGCCGTTCAGCGCACCGGCCGGACTCAAGGTGCTGCGCCTGTCGGTGACGTATCAGGGCTGCCACGCCGTGCCGCCGCAGATCTGTTTTCCGCCGCACACCGATGAGCTGGACCTGCCGATCGGCGGTGGCATGGTGCAGGTCGGCGCGGCGACCAATGCGCTGCAGCCGCCGGCCGCGGCGGGCGCGCAGGCGGCGTTTGCCGCGCCGGCGCCCGGCGCCGCCGCGACGCAGGCTTTCGCCGCCGCCGCCGCGCCTGCTGAGGCCACGACTGCCGCCGCGGCGCCCGTGCCTGGCGTCAATGCGCAGGCCGGGGAAGCCGGACGCCTGGCTGGCCTGCTGGGCAAGGATCGCGCGTGGGCGCTGCTGCTGTTTTTCCTCGGCGGACTGGGCGTGGCGTTCACGCCCTGCGTGTTGCCGATGCTGCCGATCCTGTCCGGGCTGATCGCCGGTGGCGGCACGCGCGCGCGCGCCGGCCGCGCCTTCGCGCTGTCGCTGGTGTATGTGCTGGGCGCGGCGCTGGTGTATGCCGCGGTCGGCGTGATCGCGGGTCTGGCCGGCACCAACCTGCAGGCGGCGCTGCAGAACGGCTGGGTGATCGGCGCCATGGCGCTGCTGTTCGTGTTGCTGGCGCTGAGCATGTTCGGCTTGTACGAACTGCAGTTGCCGGCGCGGCTGCAGACGCGTCTGGCCGGGGCCAGCAATCAGCAGAAAGCCGGTTCACTGGTCGGTGCCGCGGTGATGGGCATGCTCTCGGCGCTGATCGTCACCTCGTGCGTGACGCCGGTGCTGGCGGCCGGGGTGATCTACATCGGCCAGCAGGGCAGCGCGGCGTTTGGCGCGCTGGCGCTGTTCGTGTTCGGCCTGGGCATGGGCCTGCCGCTGCTGGCCTTCGGCACCGCGGCCGGGGCCCTGATGCCGCGCGCGGGCGCCTGGATGAACACGGTCAAGGCGGTGTTCGGCGTGCTGTTTCTGGGGCTGGCCATCTGGATGCTCGATCGCGTGCTGGCGCCGGGCTGGATTCTCGCGCTCAGCGGCGTACTGCTGCTGGGCTGCGCGGTGTATCTGGGCGTGTTGCAGCGCCTGCCGGCCGAAGCCGGCGGCTGGCACAAGCTGCACATGAGCCTGGCGCTGATCCTGCTGCTGCTGGGCGCGGCCGAGCTGGCCGGGGCACTGGCCGGCAGCCGCGCGCTGCTGTCGCCGCTGGCGGTGTTCGCCGGCGCGGGTGTCGCGCCACAGACTTCCGGCGCCCTGCATTGGCGGCGCGTGACCACGCCGGCGCAACTGGATGCCGCGCTGGCGCAGGCGCGCGCCGCGCATCAGGGCGCGCTCATCGACTATTACGCCGACTGGTGCGTGGCCTGCAAGGAAATGGAGCACGGCACCCTGGTCGACCCCGCGGTCGAGCGCGCGCTGGCGCCGCTGGCGCTGATCCGCGTCGATGTCACCTCGGATGACGCCGCCAGCCGCGCCCTGCTCAAGCGCTACGATTTGCTGGGTCCGCCGGCGACGCTGTTCATCGCGCCCGATGGCCGCGAGCAGACCGCCGAGCGTCTGGTCGGTGCCGAGGGCAGCGCGGGGTTTTTGCGGCGTCTGGCGCGCGCCGGGCTGTAA
- the cutA gene encoding divalent-cation tolerance protein CutA codes for MQALLVLCTCPDDAHAARIAETLVAERLAACVTRLPGARSVYRWQGAIEHADEVQLLIKTTRAGFETLRARLCALHPDELPEILAVAVEAGHAPYLDWLAAQVTPSSD; via the coding sequence ATGCAGGCCCTGCTGGTGTTGTGTACCTGTCCCGATGACGCCCATGCCGCGCGCATCGCCGAGACGCTGGTGGCCGAACGTCTGGCCGCCTGCGTCACGCGCCTGCCCGGCGCGCGCTCGGTGTACCGCTGGCAGGGCGCGATCGAGCATGCCGACGAGGTGCAGTTGCTGATCAAGACCACGCGCGCCGGCTTCGAAACCCTGCGTGCGCGCTTGTGCGCCTTGCATCCCGACGAGCTGCCCGAGATCCTTGCCGTTGCCGTCGAGGCCGGGCATGCGCCCTACCTGGACTGGCTGGCGGCGCAGGTGACGCCATCTTCCGACTGA